A portion of the Natronococcus sp. AD-5 genome contains these proteins:
- the paaK gene encoding phenylacetate--CoA ligase PaaK — MGRITEQRSREELRELQSERLRTTVEHAYENVPFYRNRLDGAGVSPGDVGSIDDLEKLPFTTKEDFRAEYPDGLFAVDDDEILRIHASSGTTGTPKIVGYTEGDLGLWREVMARSMKAAGVGSNDTVQNAYGYGLFTGGLGFHGGAEALGATVIPTGSGNTQRQIKLARDLESDALCCTPSYALYFAETAEGMGIDPRDLPLSTVLYGAEPCTEPMREEIETRLGATGIENYGLSELIGPGVAVECREAQDGMHIWEDHFYPEIIDPRTGETLPEGEEGELVLTSLSKEAVPVLRYRTGDLTTLASEKCACGRTMVRMDSVTGRADDLLIVRGVNLYPSQIEAVVLEFEEVAPHYRIDLSREDELDRLELTLELTEAFDGDREQLCGEILERLQNVLSFRPDALELVEYGTIERTEVGKVKRVYDHR, encoded by the coding sequence ATGGGAAGGATTACCGAACAGCGTTCTCGAGAAGAACTACGAGAGTTGCAGTCGGAGCGGCTCCGGACGACGGTCGAGCACGCGTACGAGAACGTTCCGTTCTACCGGAATCGACTCGACGGAGCCGGCGTCTCACCCGGCGACGTCGGAAGCATCGACGATCTCGAGAAACTGCCGTTCACGACGAAGGAAGACTTCCGCGCCGAGTACCCCGACGGCCTCTTCGCCGTCGACGACGACGAGATTCTGCGGATTCACGCCTCCTCGGGGACGACCGGCACACCCAAGATCGTCGGCTACACCGAAGGAGACCTCGGGCTGTGGCGCGAGGTGATGGCTCGCTCGATGAAGGCTGCGGGGGTCGGATCGAACGACACCGTCCAGAACGCCTACGGCTACGGCCTCTTTACGGGCGGGCTGGGCTTTCACGGCGGCGCCGAAGCGCTCGGCGCGACGGTGATCCCGACGGGCAGCGGCAACACCCAGCGCCAGATCAAGCTCGCCCGCGATCTCGAGAGCGACGCCCTCTGTTGTACGCCGTCGTACGCCCTCTACTTCGCCGAGACGGCCGAAGGGATGGGCATCGATCCGCGCGACCTCCCGCTCTCGACGGTACTCTACGGCGCCGAGCCCTGTACGGAGCCGATGCGCGAGGAAATCGAGACGCGACTCGGCGCGACCGGGATCGAGAACTACGGGCTCTCCGAACTGATCGGCCCGGGCGTCGCCGTCGAGTGTCGCGAGGCCCAGGACGGGATGCACATCTGGGAAGACCACTTCTACCCGGAGATTATCGATCCGCGGACGGGCGAGACGCTCCCGGAGGGCGAGGAGGGCGAACTCGTCCTAACGTCGCTGTCGAAGGAGGCCGTTCCCGTCCTGCGCTACCGGACGGGCGATCTCACGACGCTCGCCTCCGAGAAGTGTGCGTGCGGCCGAACGATGGTTCGCATGGATAGCGTCACGGGCCGGGCCGACGATCTGCTGATCGTCCGCGGCGTCAACCTCTACCCGAGTCAGATCGAGGCCGTCGTCCTCGAGTTCGAGGAAGTGGCGCCACACTACCGCATCGACCTCTCCCGCGAGGACGAACTGGATCGACTCGAGCTAACGCTCGAGCTGACGGAAGCGTTCGACGGCGACCGCGAGCAGCTCTGCGGGGAGATCCTCGAGCGGCTGCAGAACGTGCTGTCGTTCCGGCCCGACGCGCTCGAGCTGGTCGAGTACGGAACCATCGAGCGAACCGAGGTCGGGAAGGTCAAACGCGTCTACGATCACCGCTGA
- the paaE gene encoding 1,2-phenylacetyl-CoA epoxidase subunit PaaE, translating to MRKPDPSVTTSGDAAGAECPYCGSTDTVREHPKGPSLCRSMHYCNGCRQPFEKFE from the coding sequence ATGAGAAAACCGGATCCGAGCGTTACGACCAGCGGCGACGCGGCGGGCGCGGAGTGTCCGTACTGCGGGTCGACGGACACCGTCCGCGAGCACCCGAAAGGGCCGTCGCTCTGTCGGTCGATGCACTACTGCAACGGCTGTCGACAGCCGTTCGAGAAGTTCGAGTGA
- the paaC gene encoding 1,2-phenylacetyl-CoA epoxidase subunit PaaC, whose amino-acid sequence MAASLENPADLDARERDALETLLKRLGDDEFVLAERYTEWQVRAPSLESDLALANNAQDELGHARLWYDVLEDIGFEERDLVYERDPADFRHSTLVELPFEEGDWADAILRSYLYDAAEKLRLEALEESAYPKIADRVGKIQSEEGYHLEHAQSWLERLAEGEEGHERLQDALDRLFPHALTLFEPVDPDVESDIVDLGLRDATLEELGEEWLSIVVPYLESLDLELPESGQVGDDEFEFAVTREMLPAERGRDGDHTDAWFDLYDEFTRTYRELGRSETTKLMEKPE is encoded by the coding sequence GACGCGCGCGAGCGCGACGCCCTCGAGACCCTGCTGAAACGCCTCGGCGACGACGAGTTCGTGCTGGCCGAGCGCTACACCGAGTGGCAGGTCCGGGCACCCAGCCTCGAGTCGGACCTCGCGCTGGCGAACAACGCCCAGGACGAACTCGGCCACGCCCGGCTGTGGTACGACGTGCTGGAGGACATCGGCTTCGAGGAGCGGGATCTCGTCTACGAGCGCGACCCGGCGGACTTCCGGCACAGCACGCTCGTCGAACTCCCGTTCGAGGAGGGCGACTGGGCCGACGCGATCCTCCGATCGTACCTGTACGACGCCGCCGAGAAGCTCCGCCTCGAGGCGCTCGAAGAGTCTGCGTACCCGAAGATCGCCGATCGCGTCGGCAAGATCCAGAGCGAGGAGGGGTACCACCTCGAGCACGCCCAGAGCTGGCTCGAGCGCCTCGCGGAGGGAGAAGAGGGCCACGAGCGCCTGCAGGACGCACTCGACAGGCTGTTCCCGCACGCGCTGACGCTGTTCGAACCGGTCGATCCGGACGTCGAGAGCGATATCGTCGACCTCGGCTTGCGGGACGCCACGCTCGAGGAGCTGGGCGAGGAGTGGCTCTCGATCGTCGTCCCGTACCTCGAGTCGCTCGACCTCGAGCTCCCCGAGAGCGGCCAGGTGGGCGACGACGAGTTCGAATTCGCGGTCACCCGGGAGATGCTCCCCGCGGAGCGCGGCCGGGACGGCGACCACACCGACGCGTGGTTCGACCTCTACGACGAGTTCACCCGCACCTACCGCGAACTCGGGCGCAGCGAGACGACCAAACTCATGGAGAAACCAGAATGA
- a CDS encoding LLM class flavin-dependent oxidoreductase: MKLGTGLFTAQRRPDGDREPSDLYDDVLRLTRETEDAGLDSAWVSEHHFAEDGYLSGTLPTLGAMAAESDRIEIGSCVALGPLYDPIRLAEDAATVDLLSDGRLTLGLAIGSNPREFDVFDVPREERAERLADLVPFLRGAWSEGSLEYDSAFHDVPTDVSITPKPTDGDVPIVLGGAAKPAVRRAARIADGWCAPSALSVEGVRKRVEDVRRVREAEGLEDDGTIYVLQHGWVGDSREEAWEAMRDGYFYLQRRYAEIFSGESVDELGEERKRELKEQAIFGAPEQVVDELETYREALGDDVHFILRTYYPGVDTEGMVDCVHRLGDEVAPALR, encoded by the coding sequence CGAAGACGCGGGCCTGGACAGCGCGTGGGTCTCCGAACACCACTTCGCCGAGGACGGCTACCTCTCGGGGACGCTCCCCACGCTGGGGGCGATGGCCGCCGAGAGCGACCGGATCGAGATCGGAAGCTGCGTCGCGCTCGGGCCGCTGTACGACCCGATTCGGCTCGCCGAGGACGCGGCGACGGTCGACCTGCTCTCGGACGGGCGGCTCACGCTCGGACTCGCCATCGGCTCGAACCCGCGGGAGTTCGACGTCTTCGACGTCCCGCGCGAGGAGCGCGCCGAGCGCCTCGCCGACCTCGTCCCGTTTCTCCGGGGTGCTTGGAGCGAGGGCTCGCTCGAGTACGACTCCGCGTTCCACGACGTGCCGACGGACGTCTCCATCACGCCGAAGCCTACCGACGGAGACGTGCCGATCGTGCTCGGCGGGGCGGCCAAACCCGCCGTCAGACGCGCGGCGCGGATCGCGGACGGCTGGTGTGCGCCCTCCGCACTGTCGGTCGAGGGCGTCCGGAAACGCGTCGAGGACGTCCGTCGGGTCCGCGAGGCGGAAGGACTCGAGGACGACGGTACGATCTACGTCCTCCAGCACGGCTGGGTCGGCGACTCCCGCGAGGAGGCCTGGGAGGCGATGCGCGACGGCTACTTCTACCTCCAGCGTCGCTACGCGGAGATCTTCTCCGGCGAATCGGTCGACGAGCTCGGCGAGGAGCGCAAGCGGGAGCTGAAAGAGCAGGCGATCTTCGGCGCCCCCGAGCAGGTCGTCGACGAACTCGAGACCTATCGCGAGGCGCTCGGCGACGACGTGCACTTCATCCTCCGGACGTACTACCCCGGCGTCGACACCGAGGGGATGGTCGACTGCGTCCACCGTCTCGGTGACGAGGTCGCGCCCGCACTCCGCTAA
- the paaD gene encoding 1,2-phenylacetyl-CoA epoxidase subunit PaaD, giving the protein MSSNAPDPETGAAPCAYTDYREGEGADDLPATGEDATGLEADVWDALYEIEDPEMPISIVDLGLIYGVGAEDGVATVDMTLTYSGCPAREMLTEDVENAAAAVDGVDDVELRLVWSPEWTIEMVTERGKDDLREFGLSI; this is encoded by the coding sequence ATGAGCAGCAACGCTCCGGACCCCGAGACCGGCGCCGCGCCCTGTGCGTACACCGACTACCGCGAGGGTGAGGGCGCCGACGACCTGCCCGCGACCGGCGAGGACGCGACCGGCCTCGAGGCCGACGTGTGGGACGCCCTCTACGAGATCGAGGATCCCGAGATGCCGATCAGCATCGTCGACCTGGGGCTGATCTACGGCGTCGGCGCCGAGGACGGCGTCGCGACCGTCGACATGACGCTCACCTACTCGGGCTGTCCGGCTCGAGAGATGCTCACCGAGGACGTCGAGAACGCGGCCGCCGCCGTCGACGGCGTCGACGATGTCGAGCTGCGGCTCGTCTGGAGTCCGGAGTGGACGATCGAGATGGTGACCGAACGGGGCAAAGACGATCTGCGCGAGTTCGGGCTCAGCATATGA
- a CDS encoding PaaI family thioesterase yields MDTEAFFEGMPFASLLGIEVTECADGHAEGRLEMAEELSWNEDELMAHGGVTFTLADTVGGAALVSLVDQPVPTIDMRIDYLSVGAGDLYAEADVVRCGSDVGTVDVEVYAADDALIADARGVYKTG; encoded by the coding sequence ATGGACACCGAAGCGTTCTTCGAGGGGATGCCGTTCGCCTCCCTGCTGGGGATCGAGGTTACCGAGTGCGCCGACGGTCACGCCGAGGGTCGCCTCGAGATGGCGGAAGAGCTCTCGTGGAACGAAGACGAGTTGATGGCTCACGGCGGCGTCACGTTCACGCTCGCGGACACCGTCGGCGGCGCGGCGCTGGTCTCGCTGGTCGATCAACCGGTTCCGACGATCGACATGCGCATCGACTACCTGTCGGTCGGAGCGGGCGACCTCTACGCTGAGGCCGACGTCGTGCGCTGCGGCAGCGACGTCGGGACCGTCGACGTGGAGGTCTACGCTGCCGACGACGCGCTCATCGCCGACGCTCGCGGCGTTTACAAGACGGGATAA